The Devosia sp. MC521 genome has a segment encoding these proteins:
- a CDS encoding alpha-D-glucose phosphate-specific phosphoglucomutase gives MTIQTIKTTPYQDQKPGTSGLRKRVTVYSQPNYVENYIQAIFDSLEGFAGQTLVIGGDGRFFNDVAIQKAIRIAAANGFGKVLVGQGGLLSTPAASHVIRHYKAFGGLVLSASHNPGGPDGDFGIKYNIGNGGPAPEKITDAVYARSKVIDSYKSIDAADIDLGTTGTQKVGDMVVEVIDPVADYAKLMESLFDFDAIRAMFKGGFRMTFDAMSAVTGPYAHKIIEDMLGAPKGTVINGTPSPSFDDGHPDPNLVYCKDMHDLLMTDAGPDFGAASDGDGDRNLIIGKKRFVTPSDSLALLAANAHLAPGYKKGIAGIARSMPTSAAADRVAEKLGIEMHETPTGWKFFGNLLDAGRVTICGEESAGTGSDHVREKDGLWAVLLWLNILAVRKQGVDEIVREHWKTYGRNYYTRHDYDEVDAGIANTLVDDLRAKLPGLVGQVLGDDLQVAYADDFSYLDPVDGSTSAKQGVRIGFTDGSRLVLRLSGTGTVGATLRLYIERYEAADGNHDLDTQVALAELIGIADAIAGIRSRTGRDAPTVIT, from the coding sequence ATGACAATTCAGACGATTAAGACAACGCCGTATCAGGATCAGAAGCCGGGGACGTCCGGGCTGCGCAAGCGGGTCACCGTCTACAGCCAACCGAACTATGTCGAGAACTACATTCAGGCGATCTTCGATAGCCTTGAAGGTTTTGCAGGGCAGACGCTGGTGATCGGTGGGGATGGTCGTTTTTTCAACGACGTCGCCATTCAGAAGGCGATCCGCATCGCGGCGGCAAATGGCTTTGGCAAGGTGCTTGTCGGGCAGGGCGGTCTGCTCTCTACCCCGGCAGCAAGCCATGTGATCCGCCACTATAAGGCGTTTGGCGGCCTCGTCTTGTCGGCGTCGCACAATCCGGGCGGGCCGGATGGTGATTTCGGCATCAAGTACAACATTGGCAATGGTGGTCCGGCGCCGGAGAAGATTACCGACGCGGTTTATGCGCGCTCGAAGGTAATCGACAGCTATAAGAGCATCGACGCGGCGGACATTGATCTCGGCACGACTGGCACCCAGAAAGTGGGTGACATGGTGGTGGAGGTGATCGATCCGGTTGCCGACTATGCCAAGCTGATGGAGAGCCTTTTCGACTTCGACGCGATCCGCGCGATGTTCAAGGGCGGCTTCCGCATGACTTTTGATGCGATGTCGGCGGTCACGGGCCCCTATGCGCACAAGATCATTGAGGACATGCTGGGTGCGCCCAAGGGCACGGTTATCAATGGTACGCCGTCGCCGTCGTTTGACGACGGGCACCCCGATCCGAACCTTGTGTACTGTAAGGACATGCATGACCTGCTGATGACCGATGCAGGGCCAGATTTTGGTGCGGCTTCAGATGGTGACGGGGACCGTAACCTCATCATCGGCAAGAAGCGGTTTGTCACGCCTTCGGACTCGCTGGCGCTGCTGGCGGCCAATGCGCATTTGGCGCCGGGCTATAAGAAGGGCATCGCGGGGATTGCTCGCTCCATGCCGACGAGTGCGGCGGCGGATCGTGTGGCCGAGAAGCTCGGCATTGAAATGCATGAGACGCCAACGGGCTGGAAGTTCTTCGGCAATCTGCTTGATGCTGGCCGCGTGACCATTTGCGGCGAGGAAAGCGCAGGAACCGGCTCGGATCATGTTCGCGAGAAGGATGGCCTTTGGGCTGTGCTGCTGTGGCTGAACATTCTTGCCGTGCGTAAGCAGGGCGTCGATGAGATCGTGCGTGAGCACTGGAAGACCTACGGCCGCAATTATTACACCCGCCACGACTATGACGAGGTTGATGCTGGGATTGCCAACACGCTGGTTGATGATCTGCGCGCCAAGCTGCCGGGTCTGGTCGGTCAGGTGTTGGGCGATGATCTGCAGGTCGCCTATGCCGATGACTTTAGCTATCTCGATCCTGTCGATGGTTCGACCAGCGCCAAGCAGGGTGTGAGGATCGGTTTTACGGACGGGTCGCGATTGGTCCTGCGTTTGTCAGGAACCGGGACCGTTGGTGCCACGTTGCGTCTCTATATTGAACGCTATGAGGCAGCCGATGGAAACCACGATCTCGACACTCAAGTCGCCCTTGCAGAACTTATCGGGATCGCAGATGCCATCGCAGGAATCCGGAGCCGAACTGGACGGGACGCTCCCACCGTTATCACCTAA
- the glgA gene encoding glycogen synthase GlgA: MEVLSVTAEIYPLIKTGGLADVAGALPAALAEQGVTMRTLVPGYPAIMAKMTDGRVVASFDDLFGVKAKLIAGQAAGLDLIVLDAPALYDRPGNPYLGPEGWDWPDNWKRFAALSWVASELGAGLVEAYRPQVIHCHDWQAGLVPAYVKFGPASSVKTVMTVHNMAFQGNFGGEIFGQLRLPPHAFAVDGVEYYGGVSYLKAGIECADFVTTVSPSYAAEIRTHEFGMGLEGILNNRPSTVDGVLNGIDLGAWNPATDPALTQNYSANTIQYRKANKTKLQESFGLNKSDGPLFAVVSRLTWQKGIDLIAANIDMMVAAGAQLAVLGSGEVGLENAIRAAAQRHPGKVGLVTGYNEALSHLIQGGADVMMVPSRFEPCGLTQLYALRYGCIPLVARVGGLNDTVIDANVAALSADVATGVQFSPPSEGALANAIRRTLALYADEKSWKKMQKRGMKSEVSWQASARRYAQLYASLIGYKLDDNSDD, encoded by the coding sequence ATCGAAGTTCTCTCGGTCACGGCGGAGATTTATCCGCTGATCAAAACGGGCGGGCTGGCGGACGTCGCCGGCGCGCTCCCTGCCGCTTTGGCTGAACAGGGCGTGACCATGCGCACGCTGGTGCCGGGTTATCCCGCCATTATGGCCAAGATGACCGATGGTCGGGTCGTGGCCAGTTTCGACGATTTGTTTGGCGTCAAGGCCAAGCTCATCGCCGGGCAAGCGGCAGGGCTCGATCTCATCGTTCTCGATGCGCCAGCGCTCTATGACCGACCGGGGAACCCCTATCTCGGGCCTGAAGGCTGGGATTGGCCGGATAATTGGAAACGCTTTGCGGCCCTGTCTTGGGTCGCGTCGGAGCTGGGCGCGGGGCTGGTTGAGGCCTATCGCCCGCAGGTCATCCATTGCCATGATTGGCAGGCAGGTCTTGTTCCGGCCTATGTAAAATTCGGTCCGGCATCGTCCGTTAAGACGGTTATGACCGTTCATAACATGGCGTTTCAGGGCAATTTCGGTGGTGAAATTTTTGGCCAGTTGCGCCTGCCGCCTCATGCCTTCGCCGTCGATGGCGTCGAATATTATGGCGGCGTGAGCTATCTCAAAGCGGGCATTGAATGCGCTGACTTTGTGACCACTGTTAGCCCGAGCTATGCCGCTGAAATCCGTACCCATGAGTTTGGCATGGGGCTTGAGGGCATTCTCAACAATCGCCCATCGACGGTGGACGGCGTGCTCAATGGCATTGACCTTGGGGCTTGGAACCCGGCGACCGACCCGGCGCTGACGCAGAATTATTCTGCCAATACGATCCAGTATCGCAAGGCGAACAAGACCAAGTTGCAGGAGAGCTTCGGCCTCAACAAGAGCGATGGGCCGCTGTTTGCAGTGGTGTCGCGCCTGACCTGGCAGAAGGGCATCGACCTGATCGCCGCCAATATCGATATGATGGTGGCGGCGGGGGCGCAGCTGGCTGTGCTGGGCTCAGGCGAAGTGGGGCTGGAGAACGCCATTCGGGCTGCCGCGCAGCGCCACCCGGGCAAGGTCGGGCTCGTGACCGGTTACAACGAAGCGCTCAGCCATCTCATTCAGGGCGGGGCCGATGTGATGATGGTGCCCTCACGGTTTGAACCCTGCGGTCTGACGCAGCTCTATGCGCTGCGCTACGGATGTATTCCGCTAGTGGCGCGGGTGGGCGGTCTCAATGATACCGTAATCGACGCCAATGTGGCGGCGCTCTCCGCCGATGTTGCGACGGGCGTTCAGTTTTCGCCGCCGAGCGAAGGGGCATTGGCAAACGCCATCCGCCGCACGCTGGCGCTCTACGCCGATGAAAAATCTTGGAAGAAAATGCAGAAGCGCGGGATGAAGTCGGAGGTGAGCTGGCAAGCAAGCGCACGCCGCTACGCCCAACTCTACGCTTCGCTGATCGGATATAAGCTCGATGACAATTCAGACGATTAA